The proteins below come from a single Gimesia alba genomic window:
- a CDS encoding limonene hydroxylase, giving the protein MGFFNQLFGKKDFESGDTPETMPWDARPSIYEHICAHIKPGQTGLTEDGYELPDETRINTGSELRWAAGALDGVMTHHGGNGNAQEQVQKTISLLLSYCDQPTAANKYALYQHILDESIVSMIDAVIVSLLDEQKLNHERLYELAYSFMTEAPDRETVKFGIAILGLYQVAENTPLFQTLGRHDEFTLYCAVALANTAEDPDLALWELARNVDGWGRIHVVERLAETENSEIRNWLLREGYRNSVLYEYLAFTCATTGGLLSALSESHVDRELLTSAGELIEALINGGPAEDMDDYDDGAIVVDLFLNHINLTAETLTDFLHVRSIQQFLKNEEADWESRSERGWTAQRREELLAICNEILERPEWPDRVRTSLKSPNDQEFYEADQVARVLELPTWDYHWKRLQAQSHDSGRWFHVMLACDETHISQVVDFAEQVLDLKQIASGAADTLGIGPEFVQHSCLDCILQELRRFPTHGATLIAAGLKSPVVRNRNMAVAALATWGEVASTFEPLKLAVEVEPSESLRHNMQKILKGEPLEE; this is encoded by the coding sequence ATGGGATTCTTCAATCAATTGTTTGGGAAAAAAGACTTTGAATCGGGCGACACGCCTGAGACCATGCCGTGGGATGCACGACCTTCTATCTATGAGCACATCTGCGCGCACATTAAACCGGGCCAGACCGGCTTAACCGAAGACGGTTACGAACTACCCGACGAAACACGCATCAACACGGGATCAGAACTCCGGTGGGCCGCCGGTGCTCTGGATGGCGTGATGACGCATCATGGCGGAAACGGCAACGCTCAGGAGCAGGTTCAAAAAACAATATCACTGCTGCTGAGCTATTGTGATCAGCCGACTGCCGCCAATAAATATGCGTTATATCAGCACATTCTCGATGAGAGCATTGTTTCGATGATTGATGCGGTGATCGTGAGTCTGTTGGACGAGCAGAAACTCAATCATGAGCGACTTTACGAACTGGCTTATTCGTTCATGACAGAAGCGCCGGATCGCGAAACGGTCAAATTCGGTATTGCGATTCTCGGACTCTATCAGGTTGCTGAAAATACGCCTTTGTTTCAAACGCTGGGGCGACACGATGAGTTCACACTTTATTGCGCGGTCGCGCTGGCGAACACTGCCGAAGACCCTGATTTAGCCTTGTGGGAACTGGCACGCAACGTCGATGGCTGGGGACGCATTCACGTCGTAGAACGGTTGGCAGAAACCGAAAACAGCGAAATCAGAAACTGGCTGCTTCGCGAAGGCTACCGCAACTCCGTTTTATATGAATACCTGGCCTTCACCTGCGCCACCACAGGCGGGTTGCTGTCTGCGCTGAGTGAGTCGCACGTAGATCGTGAACTGCTCACTTCGGCGGGGGAACTCATTGAAGCGCTGATCAACGGTGGTCCCGCGGAAGATATGGACGACTATGACGACGGCGCGATTGTGGTCGATTTGTTTTTGAATCACATCAATCTGACTGCCGAGACATTGACTGATTTTCTGCACGTGCGTTCGATCCAGCAGTTTTTGAAAAATGAGGAAGCTGACTGGGAATCGCGTTCGGAACGAGGCTGGACAGCGCAGCGTCGCGAAGAACTCTTGGCGATTTGCAATGAGATTCTGGAACGACCTGAGTGGCCGGACCGTGTTCGAACATCGCTTAAGAGTCCTAATGATCAGGAATTTTATGAAGCCGATCAGGTTGCCCGCGTGCTCGAATTGCCGACCTGGGATTATCACTGGAAACGTCTCCAGGCACAGTCTCACGATTCTGGTCGCTGGTTCCATGTTATGCTGGCCTGTGATGAAACGCATATCTCACAAGTAGTGGATTTCGCGGAACAGGTTCTGGATCTTAAGCAGATCGCCAGTGGCGCAGCCGATACGCTCGGCATCGGTCCGGAATTTGTGCAGCATTCCTGCCTCGATTGTATCCTGCAGGAACTGCGTCGATTTCCGACTCACGGCGCTACTTTAATTGCAGCGGGATTGAAAAGCCCTGTGGTGCGCAACC
- a CDS encoding putative bifunctional diguanylate cyclase/phosphodiesterase, producing MAEIQSELTYLKAFRDAVDEAGIVAITDVRGTILEANENFCEISGYSREELVGADHRILRSGYHSQEFFREMYRQIGRGKTWRGEICNRAKDGTFYWVDTTIVPMLNEQGKITGYLALRIDISEQRRLLDSLHQLAHRDALTGLPNRAAILQSIQTVINRKKTNHFALLFMDFNRFKLINDSLGHDVGDKLLEAIADRLRKAVRSTDSIQAARMGGDEFVVLLDNLSAPEDAVHVAERLQKDLAIPYQLGGYTIYSSASIGIVTSEHLADTASEMLSNADLAMYEAKAAKVDCPIVFDQVLRDKAQKRLYIENELRDVIYRDELTLFYQPIVELESGEFRGVEALIRWFHPESGMIPPDEFISIAEEMDLIIPVGNFVLNEACRQLNQWRKTLGPLAPANLHVNVSRKQLEHPTLVTVVKNVLRKYEIPPECLHLEVTESIIMHDREISVTTLNELKKLGVNIDVDDFGTGYSSLSCLCDFPIDVLKLDREFVKKSDRDREVMLIEALIILAEKLGLEVIAEGIENAEQLALLQALGCRHGQGYFFSKPLIAADLEKAILKEDWPSPSMASV from the coding sequence GTGGCTGAGATTCAATCCGAACTAACATATTTGAAAGCATTTCGCGACGCCGTCGACGAAGCCGGAATCGTCGCGATCACTGATGTTCGGGGGACGATTCTCGAGGCTAACGAAAACTTCTGCGAGATATCGGGATACAGCCGCGAGGAACTCGTCGGTGCCGATCACCGCATTCTACGTTCGGGCTACCATTCTCAAGAGTTCTTTCGCGAGATGTATCGCCAGATCGGTCGTGGAAAAACCTGGCGGGGCGAAATCTGTAACAGAGCCAAGGACGGAACTTTCTACTGGGTCGATACCACGATCGTTCCCATGCTCAATGAGCAGGGAAAGATCACGGGCTATCTGGCACTACGAATTGATATCAGCGAACAAAGACGGCTGCTCGACAGTTTGCATCAGCTTGCGCACCGTGATGCTTTAACCGGTCTGCCGAACCGGGCCGCGATTCTGCAATCCATTCAGACCGTCATAAATCGGAAAAAAACCAACCATTTTGCCCTGCTGTTCATGGACTTCAACCGGTTCAAACTCATCAATGACAGCCTGGGACACGATGTGGGTGACAAACTTCTGGAAGCCATCGCCGACCGTTTAAGAAAAGCGGTCCGTTCGACAGATTCGATTCAGGCTGCCCGCATGGGGGGAGACGAGTTCGTTGTGCTGCTGGACAATTTGTCGGCACCAGAAGATGCAGTTCACGTTGCTGAACGACTTCAGAAAGATTTAGCGATTCCCTATCAACTGGGCGGGTATACAATCTACTCCAGTGCCAGCATCGGGATCGTCACCAGCGAACATCTTGCGGATACGGCGAGCGAGATGCTCAGTAACGCCGATCTGGCCATGTATGAAGCGAAAGCGGCGAAAGTGGATTGCCCGATTGTTTTTGATCAGGTGCTACGCGATAAAGCACAGAAGCGGCTTTATATTGAAAATGAACTGCGCGATGTCATCTACCGAGATGAGTTAACGCTCTTTTATCAGCCGATCGTCGAATTGGAATCGGGAGAATTCCGAGGCGTTGAAGCGCTGATTCGCTGGTTCCATCCCGAGAGTGGTATGATCCCGCCAGATGAATTCATTTCAATTGCAGAAGAGATGGACCTGATTATTCCCGTCGGTAATTTTGTATTAAACGAAGCCTGCCGCCAGCTCAACCAATGGCGTAAGACTCTGGGGCCACTTGCCCCGGCTAATCTGCATGTGAATGTATCGCGCAAACAGCTGGAACATCCGACATTAGTGACTGTCGTGAAAAACGTATTGCGAAAGTACGAAATTCCACCCGAGTGTCTTCATCTAGAAGTCACCGAAAGCATCATTATGCACGATCGTGAAATTTCGGTGACCACGTTGAATGAACTGAAAAAACTGGGTGTGAATATCGACGTGGATGACTTTGGGACGGGATATTCTTCTCTGTCTTGTTTGTGTGATTTTCCGATTGATGTTTTAAAACTGGATCGTGAGTTCGTCAAAAAATCGGATCGTGACCGGGAAGTGATGTTGATCGAAGCGTTGATCATTCTGGCTGAAAAACTGGGACTGGAAGTGATCGCCGAAGGCATTGAAAACGCAGAACAACTGGCTTTGCTGCAGGCACTGGGTTGTCGGCACGGACAAGGTTATTTCTTCTCAAAACCACTGATTGCCGCTGATCTGGAAAAGGCAATTCTCAAAGAAGATTGGCCCTCTCCCAGTATGGCCAGCGTCTGA